From a single Carcharodon carcharias isolate sCarCar2 chromosome 4, sCarCar2.pri, whole genome shotgun sequence genomic region:
- the LOC121276764 gene encoding late histone H2B.L4-like has product MRRTSSQEGSQESLKETDSKGSQEVEKVEKESYSIYIHKIMKQVHPDTGISSKTMSIMNTFMDDIFERITGEASCLAHYSKHSTISSREIQTTVCLLLPRELTKHAVLEGTKAVSKYTSSK; this is encoded by the coding sequence atgagaagaACCAGCTCCCAAGAAGGGAGCCAAGAAAGCCTTAAAGAAACTGACAGCAAAGGGTCGCAAGAAGTGGAGAAGGTCGAAAAGGAGAGTTACTCCATCTACATCCACAAAATaatgaagcaggttcaccccgACACTGGCATCTCCTCCAAGACCATGAGCATCATGAACACATTCATGGATGATATTTTTGAGCGCATCACGGGTGAGGCTTCCTGCCTGGCCCATTACAGCAAGCacagcaccatcagctcccgggAGATCCAGACCACAGTGTGCCTGCTGCTGCCCAGGGAACTGACCAAGCATGCTGTGTTAGAAGGGACAAAAGCGGTGtccaagtacaccagctccaagtaa